A region from the Cystobacter ferrugineus genome encodes:
- a CDS encoding tRNA(His) guanylyltransferase Thg1 family protein: MDPNDFESRMREGEFFHSLRLLRGAWCVLRVDGRGFSRFTETHYDKPFDVRMHEQMVRTASALMEELQGIYAYTESDEISILFRPEWSLYDREVEKLVSLSAGLASATFTHAAGVPAVFDSRVWLGVNEDAVLDYFRWRQSDATRCALHGWCYWTLRKEGQSAAQASRLLHGQSVGFKNELLFQRGINFNELPLWQRRGSGVVWEQYEKQGVNPVTGQTVRSTRRRLRVDQELPMKEAYDAYVRERMCSGP, encoded by the coding sequence GTGGACCCGAACGACTTCGAATCCCGGATGCGTGAGGGCGAGTTCTTCCACTCCCTGCGGCTGCTACGCGGGGCGTGGTGCGTGCTACGAGTGGATGGCCGGGGGTTCTCGCGCTTCACCGAGACGCACTACGACAAGCCCTTCGACGTCCGGATGCACGAGCAGATGGTGCGCACGGCCTCGGCGTTGATGGAGGAGTTGCAGGGCATCTACGCCTATACGGAGAGCGATGAGATCTCCATCCTCTTCCGGCCGGAGTGGTCGCTCTACGACCGGGAGGTGGAGAAGCTGGTGTCGCTCAGCGCGGGCCTGGCCAGCGCCACCTTCACGCACGCGGCGGGAGTTCCGGCCGTGTTCGACAGCCGGGTGTGGCTGGGCGTGAACGAGGACGCGGTGCTGGACTACTTCCGCTGGCGTCAGTCGGACGCGACCCGGTGCGCGCTCCATGGCTGGTGCTACTGGACGCTGCGCAAGGAGGGCCAGAGCGCGGCGCAGGCCTCGCGGCTCCTGCACGGCCAGTCCGTGGGCTTCAAGAACGAGCTGCTCTTCCAGCGCGGCATCAACTTCAACGAGCTGCCGCTCTGGCAGCGGCGTGGCTCGGGCGTGGTGTGGGAGCAGTACGAGAAGCAGGGGGTGAATCCCGTCACGGGCCAGACGGTGCGCTCCACGCGCCGCAGGCTGCGCGTGGACCAGGAGCTTCCGATGAAGGAAGCCTACGATGCCTATGTCCGCGAGCGGATGTGCTCCGGGCCCTGA
- a CDS encoding NAD-dependent epimerase/dehydratase family protein has protein sequence MKIFVTGASGYIGGSVAALLVKKGHQVRGLVRNAAKAEGVRAQGIEPVMGSLDDAALLEAEARAADAVINAADSDHLGAVQALLAGLAGSGKRFIHTSGTSLVGDEAMGEPSERTFTEETPVKPEPDKEHRVALNKRILEAAPGVHTVILCNSLIYGNTLGPPAQSVQLPPLVREAKETGIARYIGRGLNIWSNVHIADMAELYLLALEKAPAGSFYYVENGEASFGDIARAIARRLGLGPAQSLPASEAIAKWGRELAVFALGSNSRVRAGKARAELGWKPAHRSVSEWIERELAA, from the coding sequence ATGAAGATCTTCGTGACGGGAGCAAGCGGCTACATCGGCGGCTCCGTTGCCGCCTTGCTGGTGAAGAAGGGGCATCAGGTGCGCGGCCTCGTGCGCAACGCGGCCAAGGCCGAGGGCGTGCGCGCCCAGGGCATCGAGCCGGTGATGGGCTCGCTGGACGACGCGGCGCTGTTGGAGGCGGAGGCGCGGGCGGCCGACGCGGTCATCAACGCCGCTGACAGCGATCATCTGGGCGCGGTCCAGGCGCTGCTCGCCGGGCTCGCGGGCTCGGGCAAGCGCTTCATCCACACGAGCGGCACCAGCCTGGTCGGCGACGAGGCGATGGGCGAGCCCTCCGAGCGCACCTTCACCGAGGAGACGCCGGTGAAGCCCGAGCCGGACAAGGAGCACCGCGTCGCCCTCAACAAGCGGATCCTCGAGGCCGCGCCCGGCGTCCACACGGTCATCCTCTGCAACAGCCTCATCTACGGCAACACGCTGGGCCCACCCGCCCAGAGCGTCCAGCTTCCCCCGCTCGTGCGCGAGGCGAAGGAGACGGGGATCGCCCGCTACATCGGGCGCGGGCTGAACATCTGGTCCAACGTCCACATCGCCGACATGGCGGAGCTGTACCTGCTCGCGCTGGAGAAGGCGCCCGCCGGCAGCTTCTACTACGTCGAGAATGGCGAGGCCTCGTTCGGAGACATCGCCCGCGCGATCGCCCGCCGCCTCGGCCTCGGACCGGCGCAATCCCTGCCGGCCAGCGAGGCGATCGCGAAGTGGGGCCGCGAGCTGGCGGTGTTCGCGCTCGGCTCCAACAGCCGCGTCCGCGCGGGCAAGGCGAGGGCCGAGCTCGGCTGGAAGCCCGCGCATCGCTCGGTCTCCGAGTGGATCGAGCGGGAGCTGGCCGCCTGA
- a CDS encoding alkene reductase, giving the protein MSKLFEPVALGGRTLANCIAMAPMTRARNPDGVPNELNALYYRQRASAGLIVTEGTPISPAAEGFLSIPGLYKPEQVAGWRKVTAAVHEAGGTLFTQLWHVGRVSHVSIQPGGAAPVSSTPRTAHNSQAWGLRADGTPGPVDVSPPRALSTQEVRETIQDFVKAAGNAIAAGFDGVELHGANGYLFEQFLNPWVNDRGDEYGAKHLENRVRFLLETVDAVVARIGASRTAIRLSPYGGLFDMPAYAEVEETYLHIARELSARGLAYVHLMDQKSRGSAAIPAGFLQKFRETYSGTLILAGGMTRERAEEMLHQGLIDIAAFGEPFISNPDLVERLRQGWPLRPADRSLHYGGDAHGYTDYLTYAEERSAA; this is encoded by the coding sequence ATGAGCAAACTCTTCGAACCGGTCGCGCTCGGCGGCCGTACGCTGGCCAACTGCATCGCGATGGCGCCGATGACCCGCGCGCGCAATCCGGACGGGGTTCCCAACGAGCTGAACGCGCTCTACTACCGCCAGCGCGCGAGCGCCGGACTGATTGTCACGGAAGGCACGCCCATCTCCCCCGCGGCCGAGGGCTTCCTCTCCATCCCCGGCCTCTACAAGCCGGAGCAGGTGGCCGGCTGGCGCAAGGTGACGGCAGCCGTGCATGAGGCGGGTGGCACCCTCTTCACTCAGCTCTGGCATGTCGGCCGGGTGAGCCATGTGTCCATCCAGCCCGGCGGCGCCGCGCCCGTGAGCTCCACCCCCCGGACCGCGCACAACTCCCAGGCCTGGGGCCTGCGCGCGGACGGCACGCCCGGCCCCGTCGACGTCTCTCCGCCCCGCGCCCTGTCCACCCAGGAGGTGCGCGAGACGATCCAGGACTTCGTGAAGGCCGCCGGGAACGCGATCGCCGCCGGCTTCGATGGCGTCGAGCTGCACGGCGCCAATGGCTATCTCTTCGAGCAGTTCCTGAACCCGTGGGTCAACGATCGCGGCGATGAATACGGCGCGAAGCACCTGGAGAACCGCGTCCGCTTCCTCCTGGAGACGGTCGATGCCGTGGTGGCGCGCATCGGTGCGTCCCGCACGGCGATCCGCCTGTCGCCCTATGGCGGTCTGTTCGACATGCCGGCCTATGCGGAGGTCGAGGAGACCTACCTGCACATCGCGCGCGAGCTGTCGGCGCGGGGCCTCGCCTACGTGCACCTGATGGACCAGAAATCGCGCGGCAGCGCGGCGATCCCAGCGGGATTCCTCCAGAAGTTCCGCGAGACCTATTCCGGCACGCTCATCCTGGCGGGAGGCATGACCCGCGAGCGCGCGGAGGAGATGCTCCACCAGGGGCTGATCGACATCGCCGCTTTTGGCGAACCCTTCATCTCCAATCCCGACCTGGTCGAGCGCCTGCGCCAGGGCTGGCCGCTCAGGCCCGCGGACCGCTCGCTCCACTACGGGGGCGACGCACACGGCTACACGGACTACCTCACCTACGCAGAGGAAAGGAGCGCGGCATGA
- a CDS encoding LysR family transcriptional regulator gives MDNRAGEMQVFVRVVEAGSFSEAARQMMMTPSTVSKLIGRIEARLGVRLIERSTRRLSLTNEGQVYYERSTSLLTELDDIERDLSHGAQHASGTVRVNASVAFGARGVEPLLPAFWAAHPHILVDLSLSDEVVDLYLDRTDVAFRVGALESSSLIALRIGTARRKIVASPAYLERHGVPRTIEELDHHNCLGFNFRRSAPVWPLRQGGRIVDRIVGGSLLANNGETVRRMALFGVGLARLGDYHVAADLAAGRLVEVLAGDGTGDVEEVHALHLGGQRVPRRVRAFLDFMVPRLQAFMKGR, from the coding sequence ATGGACAATCGCGCGGGTGAGATGCAGGTGTTCGTGCGCGTCGTGGAGGCGGGAAGCTTCTCCGAGGCGGCGCGGCAGATGATGATGACTCCCTCCACCGTCAGCAAGCTCATTGGCCGCATCGAGGCGCGGCTGGGGGTGCGGCTCATCGAGCGCTCCACGCGCCGTCTTTCCCTCACCAACGAGGGACAGGTCTACTACGAGCGCAGCACGTCGCTGCTCACCGAACTCGACGACATCGAGAGGGACCTCTCCCACGGGGCGCAACATGCGAGCGGGACGGTGCGGGTCAACGCCTCGGTCGCCTTTGGCGCGCGCGGGGTGGAGCCGCTGTTGCCCGCCTTCTGGGCGGCACATCCCCACATCCTCGTCGACCTGTCGCTCTCCGATGAGGTCGTCGACCTCTATCTCGACCGCACCGACGTGGCCTTCCGCGTGGGCGCACTGGAGTCCTCCAGCCTGATCGCGCTCAGGATTGGCACCGCACGGCGCAAGATCGTGGCCTCACCCGCCTATCTCGAGCGGCACGGGGTGCCCCGCACGATCGAGGAGCTCGATCACCACAACTGCCTGGGCTTCAACTTCCGCCGGTCCGCGCCCGTCTGGCCACTCAGGCAGGGTGGGCGCATCGTCGACCGGATCGTCGGGGGCAGCCTGCTCGCCAACAACGGCGAGACGGTCCGGCGGATGGCCCTCTTCGGGGTCGGGCTCGCCCGGCTCGGTGATTACCACGTGGCGGCGGACCTCGCCGCCGGACGGCTGGTCGAGGTGCTGGCCGGAGATGGCACGGGCGACGTGGAGGAAGTCCACGCGCTCCATCTCGGAGGTCAGCGCGTGCCTCGGCGGGTGCGCGCCTTCCTCGACTTCATGGTTCCCCGCCTCCAGGCCTTCATGAAGGGTCGCTGA
- a CDS encoding GNAT family N-acetyltransferase — translation MTVLFRVADLTAELVADADVECLQPLLEHCEDYHQLVYGRPATEDEARRFPSERPPGLTPEQPHLLALRDAHGRSVGVLEGLRDHPSPGEWYLGLLLLVPEVRGQGRGEAVLRAYADWVRTEGGRLLRLAAVEQNEAGRRFWVRMGFREEKWVGPLEQGLRMNRLVRMTMTLG, via the coding sequence ATGACCGTCCTCTTCCGTGTCGCGGACCTCACCGCGGAGCTCGTGGCCGACGCCGACGTGGAGTGTCTTCAACCGTTGCTCGAGCATTGCGAGGACTATCACCAGCTCGTCTATGGCCGGCCCGCCACCGAGGACGAGGCACGCCGTTTCCCCTCCGAGCGTCCTCCGGGCCTGACGCCGGAGCAGCCGCACCTGCTGGCCTTGCGTGACGCGCACGGGCGGAGCGTCGGAGTTCTCGAGGGACTGAGGGACCATCCCTCGCCCGGGGAGTGGTACCTGGGGTTGCTGTTGCTCGTGCCCGAGGTTCGAGGCCAGGGACGGGGCGAGGCCGTGCTCCGCGCCTATGCGGACTGGGTGCGAACCGAAGGCGGCCGGCTGCTCCGGCTGGCGGCGGTGGAACAGAATGAAGCGGGCCGCCGCTTCTGGGTCCGCATGGGCTTCCGGGAGGAGAAGTGGGTGGGTCCCCTGGAGCAGGGGCTGCGCATGAACCGCCTGGTGCGCATGACGATGACGCTGGGCTGA
- a CDS encoding SDR family NAD(P)-dependent oxidoreductase has translation MKGLEGKVALVTGGSSGIGLATARELGRAGAKVALVGRGKERGEAAERALREEGLEALYVPADMGRSEDIRRMVGAVVERWGRLDVAVNNAAVGDMMLVPLTELPEEEFDRIVGVDLKGVWLCMKYEIPEMLRAGGGAIVNVSSINGLAGTPMGSAYTAAKHGMHGLSKTAAMEFARQGIRVNVVCPGAHRTPMLETILEKMSPGDPRKAEEQYYLARIPMGRLGAPEECGRAITWLLSEEASYVNGCVMTVDGGVMAGL, from the coding sequence ATGAAGGGACTCGAGGGCAAGGTGGCGCTGGTGACGGGGGGAAGCTCGGGAATCGGGCTGGCGACGGCGAGGGAGCTGGGACGGGCCGGGGCGAAGGTGGCGCTGGTGGGCAGGGGCAAGGAGCGGGGCGAGGCGGCGGAGCGGGCCCTGCGGGAGGAGGGGCTGGAAGCGCTCTACGTGCCGGCGGACATGGGACGAAGCGAGGACATCCGGCGGATGGTGGGTGCCGTGGTGGAAAGGTGGGGGCGGCTGGACGTGGCGGTGAACAACGCGGCGGTGGGGGACATGATGCTGGTGCCGCTGACGGAGCTGCCGGAGGAGGAGTTCGATCGAATCGTCGGGGTGGACCTCAAGGGCGTGTGGCTGTGCATGAAGTACGAGATCCCCGAGATGTTGCGGGCGGGGGGCGGGGCGATCGTCAACGTGTCGTCCATCAACGGGCTGGCGGGGACACCGATGGGGTCGGCGTACACGGCGGCGAAGCACGGGATGCATGGGCTGAGCAAGACGGCGGCGATGGAATTCGCACGGCAGGGCATCCGGGTGAACGTGGTGTGCCCCGGAGCGCACCGCACGCCCATGCTGGAGACGATCCTGGAGAAGATGTCTCCGGGGGACCCGAGGAAGGCGGAGGAGCAGTACTACCTGGCGAGGATTCCGATGGGGCGGTTGGGCGCGCCGGAGGAGTGCGGCAGGGCCATCACCTGGCTGCTGTCGGAGGAGGCCTCGTACGTGAATGGTTGTGTGATGACGGTGGACGGCGGAGTCATGGCGGGACTGTGA
- a CDS encoding glycosyltransferase family 39 protein: MVLPPSSRKVLLVLLALVALGLSLRLPYYGGPNLYGLQAQSWLEGRLDVPGPVEDLSLYGDRYYVAFPPFPALVVLPVVALTGHEHVPYRAVALVLAGFVAWVAWRVLRRLDIPEADRPWLVAALLAGTAFWFCVVQSEAVWFLAHVVAVMCSLLALEEALGPARGARAGLWAGLAFLSRQLCVYLIPFILWVVWWRHAEEGRRRQVREGALAIVLVGVCGGVYLLLNALRFGDPFNTGYAGMPLEDFLAARVERYGLFHPAYVPFNFFHMFLEGPHFHFGGKRMLAPVGIDGMGTSLTLASPFLFVALAALPERRLRWAAWAMVGLCLVHMLHYYNNGWVQLNAQRFSLDFLPVLWVLMALGTRHVDARWWKALVAWSIGLNVFVLALLPVLGRALRKL, encoded by the coding sequence ATGGTCCTCCCGCCTTCCTCGCGCAAAGTCCTCCTCGTCCTCCTGGCCCTGGTCGCGCTCGGCCTGAGCCTGCGTCTGCCGTACTACGGTGGGCCCAACCTCTACGGGCTCCAGGCCCAGAGCTGGTTGGAAGGGCGGCTGGATGTGCCGGGTCCGGTGGAGGACCTGAGCCTGTACGGGGACCGCTACTACGTGGCCTTTCCTCCGTTCCCCGCCCTGGTGGTGTTGCCGGTGGTGGCGCTCACGGGGCACGAGCACGTTCCCTACCGGGCCGTGGCGCTGGTCCTCGCTGGTTTCGTGGCGTGGGTTGCCTGGAGGGTGTTGCGGCGGTTGGACATTCCCGAAGCGGATCGCCCCTGGCTGGTGGCGGCGTTGCTGGCGGGGACGGCCTTCTGGTTCTGCGTGGTGCAGAGCGAGGCCGTGTGGTTCCTCGCGCACGTGGTGGCGGTGATGTGCTCGTTGCTGGCCCTGGAGGAGGCGCTGGGTCCGGCGCGGGGTGCTCGGGCGGGGCTGTGGGCGGGACTGGCCTTCCTGTCGCGCCAACTGTGCGTCTATTTGATTCCCTTCATCCTGTGGGTGGTCTGGTGGCGGCACGCGGAGGAGGGCCGCCGGCGGCAGGTGCGCGAGGGAGCGCTGGCGATCGTGCTGGTGGGCGTCTGTGGCGGCGTGTACCTGCTGCTCAATGCCTTGCGCTTCGGGGACCCCTTCAACACGGGCTACGCGGGAATGCCCCTGGAGGATTTCCTGGCCGCGCGCGTGGAGCGCTATGGCCTGTTCCATCCCGCGTACGTGCCCTTCAACTTCTTCCACATGTTCCTGGAGGGGCCCCACTTCCACTTCGGTGGGAAGCGGATGCTGGCGCCCGTGGGCATCGATGGCATGGGCACGTCGCTCACCCTGGCCAGTCCCTTCCTCTTCGTGGCGCTGGCGGCGCTGCCGGAGCGCCGCTTGCGGTGGGCGGCCTGGGCCATGGTGGGCCTGTGCCTCGTGCACATGCTGCACTACTACAACAACGGCTGGGTGCAGTTGAACGCGCAGCGCTTCAGTCTGGATTTCCTGCCGGTGCTGTGGGTGCTGATGGCGCTGGGCACCCGGCATGTGGACGCGCGGTGGTGGAAGGCCCTGGTGGCCTGGTCCATCGGGCTCAACGTGTTCGTCCTGGCGCTCTTGCCCGTGCTCGGCCGCGCCCTGCGCAAGTTGTGA
- a CDS encoding Coq4 family protein, with translation MKWSMLWRAVQSAREGRMGDAAALKGAATGGRAYPELNAKLELLEEPFPSIDLDALRRFPEGTFGREYARFMDDQGLKPFIVSREVAVELARTSRLAVRYPLLHDAFHVLLGFDTSLVGELGVWSFVSAQHYSPDYDRAARWGRRLYPLVRPGQGAALREASARGEALARRARCLIAEPLEQLFTLPLPEARNRLGLVFE, from the coding sequence ATGAAGTGGAGCATGCTGTGGCGTGCGGTCCAGAGCGCGAGGGAGGGCCGGATGGGCGATGCGGCGGCCCTGAAAGGCGCGGCGACGGGTGGCAGGGCCTACCCCGAACTCAATGCGAAGCTGGAACTGCTCGAGGAGCCCTTTCCGTCGATCGATCTCGATGCGCTGCGACGGTTTCCCGAGGGAACCTTCGGGCGGGAGTACGCGCGTTTCATGGATGACCAGGGGTTGAAGCCCTTCATCGTCTCGCGGGAAGTGGCGGTGGAGTTGGCGAGGACCTCTCGCCTGGCAGTCCGCTATCCCCTGCTCCACGACGCCTTCCATGTGCTGCTCGGCTTCGACACCAGCCTCGTGGGGGAACTCGGCGTCTGGTCCTTCGTGTCCGCCCAGCACTACAGCCCCGATTACGATCGCGCGGCCCGGTGGGGCCGGCGGCTCTACCCGCTCGTTCGTCCGGGGCAGGGCGCCGCGTTGCGCGAGGCCTCCGCGCGCGGCGAGGCCCTGGCCCGGCGGGCCCGGTGCCTCATCGCCGAGCCCCTGGAGCAGCTCTTCACGCTTCCCTTGCCGGAGGCCCGCAACCGCCTGGGCCTCGTGTTCGAATAG
- a CDS encoding imm11 family protein, translating to MERRFFRLAIDVHVPGRWYLSDPTNLAGDEIDDIWQFTDGRPVEVHDRMRVPIFKPGKPIDIEFAGAAQTPIVSERVASVFREQAPQDVQLLPVEVEGEAKPYYVLNVAREIHCIDDAACAEVQFYTPEDGRPAQVGEYRAVSGLRIDKSKVGDARVFRLWGWHPPIIVDGELKQMLERTGIVGGLFDEV from the coding sequence ATGGAGCGACGCTTTTTCCGCCTAGCTATCGATGTTCATGTGCCAGGGCGTTGGTATCTCTCGGATCCAACCAACCTCGCGGGAGACGAAATTGACGACATCTGGCAATTTACCGACGGTCGCCCTGTAGAGGTCCACGACCGGATGCGTGTTCCCATTTTCAAACCCGGCAAACCGATCGACATCGAGTTCGCCGGGGCAGCGCAAACCCCCATCGTCAGCGAACGGGTCGCGTCCGTGTTCCGCGAGCAGGCGCCGCAGGATGTTCAACTCCTTCCTGTCGAGGTCGAGGGAGAAGCCAAGCCTTACTACGTGCTCAACGTCGCTCGTGAGATCCACTGCATCGATGACGCCGCATGTGCAGAGGTTCAGTTCTACACGCCGGAGGATGGGCGGCCTGCTCAGGTCGGAGAGTACCGCGCCGTTTCTGGTTTGCGGATTGACAAGTCAAAGGTCGGTGACGCTCGCGTCTTCCGGCTATGGGGCTGGCATCCGCCAATCATCGTCGATGGAGAACTCAAGCAAATGCTGGAGCGAACTGGCATCGTGGGCGGATTGTTCGACGAGGTATAG
- a CDS encoding AHH domain-containing protein has product MLNVTLAPTAVAAVAMGPGNGVQGDPEGSVHHICTNKNEISEASGGPWTPQFEKFFKLANMDLDDPANLIRIKGHKGPHPREYHQEVLDRITKGMKRCKGPAQCRVALVGELAKIARDLMAEGTRLRHFVTRITEE; this is encoded by the coding sequence GTGCTGAACGTCACGCTCGCGCCGACTGCCGTTGCAGCGGTCGCTATGGGTCCCGGGAATGGGGTTCAGGGTGATCCCGAGGGCTCCGTCCACCATATTTGCACGAACAAAAACGAGATTTCCGAAGCATCGGGCGGTCCTTGGACACCGCAGTTCGAGAAGTTCTTCAAGTTGGCCAACATGGACCTTGATGATCCTGCGAACTTGATCCGCATCAAAGGGCACAAAGGGCCGCACCCTCGCGAGTACCATCAAGAGGTGCTCGACCGTATCACCAAGGGGATGAAGAGGTGCAAGGGCCCCGCCCAGTGTCGAGTTGCGTTGGTGGGGGAACTTGCCAAGATCGCGCGAGATCTTATGGCGGAGGGCACAAGGCTGCGTCACTTCGTTACGAGGATCACCGAGGAATAA
- a CDS encoding helix-turn-helix domain-containing protein, translated as MPRPYSVDLRERAVAAYRRGGRTLEEVAAEFSVCSKTLAHWLKLEDGTGSLEPRPRGGGNFSAIQGEVLETLKEQVRIRPDATVQEHFAALVARTQVHTSSSAVSRALRRQGLGLKKSRS; from the coding sequence ATGCCCCGGCCCTATTCGGTGGACTTGCGTGAGCGCGCGGTTGCGGCCTACAGGCGTGGTGGCAGAACGCTGGAGGAGGTTGCCGCCGAATTCAGTGTGTGCTCCAAGACGCTTGCTCATTGGCTGAAGCTCGAGGACGGAACGGGGAGCCTGGAGCCCCGACCGAGGGGCGGAGGCAACTTCTCGGCAATCCAGGGAGAGGTGCTGGAAACGCTCAAAGAGCAGGTGCGGATACGACCCGATGCCACAGTGCAGGAGCACTTCGCGGCGTTGGTGGCCCGGACACAGGTACATACCAGCTCCTCGGCGGTCTCGCGGGCACTACGGCGCCAGGGACTGGGACTCAAAAAAAGTCGCTCGTAG
- a CDS encoding RHS repeat domain-containing protein codes for MTRWPRRTRKVVLGTEAEGLSAPEREVHFVWDGHVPLHEVASSEGLTTWLFEPESFSPLAKEDATGRYSVVADHLGTPTEMYDELGQLAWRMQLDSFGVGKTDVALQHCPWRWPGQYEDEETGLLYNRFRYYDAYAGRYLSQDPLGLAAAPSLYGYPEDPLSATDPLGLTGCPELAKKQEAAATALTALRKAFPDAKVGFRGSLARGAKGAHKEGGALRPNGF; via the coding sequence ATGACGCGCTGGCCCCGCCGCACCCGGAAGGTGGTGCTGGGCACGGAGGCGGAGGGCCTCTCGGCCCCCGAGCGCGAGGTGCACTTCGTATGGGACGGGCACGTGCCCCTGCACGAGGTGGCCTCGTCCGAGGGGCTCACCACCTGGCTGTTCGAGCCCGAGAGCTTCTCCCCGCTGGCCAAGGAGGATGCCACCGGACGCTATTCCGTGGTGGCCGACCACCTGGGCACCCCTACCGAGATGTACGACGAGTTGGGGCAGCTTGCCTGGCGGATGCAGTTGGACAGCTTCGGGGTGGGCAAAACCGACGTGGCTCTCCAGCACTGCCCCTGGCGTTGGCCGGGACAGTACGAGGACGAGGAAACAGGCCTCCTCTACAACCGCTTCCGCTACTACGACGCGTACGCCGGGCGCTACCTCAGCCAGGACCCCCTTGGGCTTGCCGCTGCTCCCAGCCTCTACGGCTACCCCGAGGACCCTCTCTCCGCCACCGACCCCTTGGGTCTGACCGGGTGTCCGGAACTGGCGAAGAAACAAGAGGCTGCGGCAACTGCACTCACTGCACTCCGGAAGGCGTTCCCTGATGCAAAGGTAGGATTCCGGGGATCTTTGGCTCGCGGAGCAAAGGGGGCCCACAAAGAAGGGGGCGCCCTTCGACCCAACGGATTTTGA
- a CDS encoding MafI family immunity protein, whose amino-acid sequence MTQSDIPEEITLLMNSIRTKLHPRAHEIVEGLLMAGERRVAMEHLCEILCEDEVSLDPSSHVRLTTIASLLKLDQRFISIIPKPKNLEPTPE is encoded by the coding sequence ATGACGCAATCGGACATCCCGGAAGAAATCACGCTGCTGATGAACTCAATAAGAACCAAGCTCCACCCCAGGGCTCATGAAATAGTCGAAGGGCTTCTGATGGCCGGCGAGCGTCGAGTAGCAATGGAGCACCTGTGTGAAATACTATGTGAAGATGAAGTCTCACTCGACCCGTCCTCACACGTGCGATTGACCACCATTGCTTCCCTATTGAAACTAGACCAACGCTTCATTTCAATCATCCCCAAACCAAAAAACCTCGAACCAACCCCTGAGTAA
- a CDS encoding RHS repeat-associated core domain-containing protein: MDYDALARRTRKVVLSAEAEDLSAPGSQVRFVWDRHIPLHEVASSEELTTWLFEPESFSPLAKEDTTGRYAVVTDHLGTPTEMYDELGQLAWRMQLDAFGVGKTDVALQHCPWRWPGQYEDEETGLLYNRFRYYDAYAGRYISQDPLRLAAGPSLYGYPKDPLSATDPLGLNGCEKYQLSDSRRTHILEGDGVGTATGHGPGRGNVQGAFPDTWTDDQAIAAIKRIANDPKSTWRQSTGPGYQTAPVTIGAPSTSAPATTKSGAPTRFTVRGRDHGLNIEVIVEPGGEGIITGYSKGR; the protein is encoded by the coding sequence ATGGACTATGACGCGCTGGCTCGACGCACCCGGAAGGTCGTGCTGAGCGCGGAGGCGGAGGACCTCTCAGCCCCCGGAAGCCAGGTGCGTTTCGTATGGGACAGGCACATTCCCCTGCACGAGGTGGCCTCTTCCGAGGAACTCACCACCTGGCTGTTCGAGCCCGAGAGCTTCTCCCCTCTCGCAAAGGAGGACACCACCGGGCGTTATGCCGTGGTGACCGACCATCTGGGCACCCCTACCGAGATGTACGACGAACTGGGGCAACTCGCCTGGCGCATGCAGTTGGACGCCTTCGGAGTGGGCAAAACCGACGTGGCCCTCCAACACTGCCCCTGGCGTTGGCCGGGACAGTACGAGGACGAGGAAACAGGCCTCCTCTACAACCGCTTCCGCTACTACGACGCGTACGCCGGGCGCTACATCAGTCAGGATCCTCTAAGACTAGCTGCGGGGCCTAGCCTTTATGGCTATCCCAAGGATCCCCTGTCCGCCACTGATCCCCTCGGCCTGAATGGATGCGAAAAGTATCAACTCAGTGATTCTCGGCGCACTCACATATTAGAAGGAGATGGAGTTGGTACTGCCACAGGTCATGGTCCTGGAAGAGGTAATGTGCAAGGAGCCTTTCCAGACACATGGACCGACGACCAAGCAATCGCCGCGATTAAACGCATAGCCAACGACCCGAAATCTACTTGGCGACAAAGTACCGGACCTGGGTACCAGACAGCACCAGTCACCATTGGAGCACCCTCCACGAGCGCCCCAGCAACAACGAAGAGCGGAGCTCCCACTCGATTCACTGTCCGAGGCCGTGACCACGGGCTTAACATCGAAGTCATTGTCGAACCAGGCGGCGAAGGAATCATCACAGGCTACAGCAAAGGGCGATAA